A genomic window from Brassica oleracea var. oleracea cultivar TO1000 unplaced genomic scaffold, BOL UnpScaffold00692, whole genome shotgun sequence includes:
- the LOC106319932 gene encoding uncharacterized protein LOC106319932 — MVSSPRLSQLRHATEDNANKRTAQMGPPPEHGVQRTPSTCVVNNPQTPEPVAYVNSNLDNVQTNLVFPKPTFSLGLTQEERHVSNVDESLEAAAPISLADNEEPFQPHRKSKRQKVLLRALVGDYQCDKLFLTRAWEAHVNALHRGPNIDYAAKIGALSEKLKTGFVINVQSMSRQQRLVCFSWSIFPFNCEDVLIHHTRSLVQAHSQDHQPNNLVFLDTKFVTLLSKVKFSKSSKKESYRFPHFCLNTLLEIAQLPKLLASTFLSTSTKGIG; from the exons ATGGTCAGCAGCCCACGTCTGAGCCAACTTAGACATGCGACAGAA GACAATGCTAACAAGAGGACTGCACAAATGGGTCCACCTCCAGAACATGGTGTCCAACGCACCCCATCTACGTGTGTCGTAAACAATCCACAAACACCTGAGCCCGTAGCTTACGTGAATTCAAATCTG GATAATGTGCAGACaaatcttgttttcccaaaGCCTACATTCTCTCTTGGACTAACACAAGAAGAACGTCACGTCAGCAATGTTGATGAGTCCTTGGAAGCGGCTGCACCAATCAGTCTCGCAGACAATGAAGAACCGTTCCAACCACACAGGAAAAGTAAGAGACAGAAAGTTTTGCTGCGTGCGCTTGTTGGAGACTACCAATGCGATAAACTATTCCTCACCCGAGCATGGGAAGCCCATGTTAATGCACTGCATCGTGGCCCTAACATTGACTACGCCGCAAAAATTGGAGCTCTTTCAGAAAAGCTAAAAACAGGATT TGTTATCAATGTACAGTCAATGTCTCGACAGCAACGGCTTGTTTGCTTTTCTTGGTCGATCTTCCCATTTAACTGCGAAG ACGTTCTCATCCATCACACCCGATCGTTGGTACAAGCACACTCTCAAGACCATCAACCCAACAACCTCGTTTTCCTGGACACTAAGTTTGTTACCCTGCTATCTAAAGTAAAGTTCTCCAAGTCCTCTAAGAAAGAGAGCTACCGTTTCCCCCATTTTTGCTTGAATACCTTGCTGGAGATTGCCCAATTACCGAAGCTACTCGCATCTACTTTCCTTTCAACTTCGACAAAAGGCATTGGGTAG